The segment ACGCCCACCCCGACGACAAGCCCTATGGCAGGTGAGACGACGGCGAACAGAAGCAGGAATGTGAGGATTCCGTGCGTTTCGAACAGACTGTGAACGTATGCGGCACGGGCCACGTGTTCGGGCTCCGCCTCATCGATCCAGAGGTCCTCGGTCAGGGCACTTGAAGGTGCCGACAGCTCTATTATCGTGAATTCCCTGTTCCAGCTTTCGGTGATCGATTCGACGAATCTCCGAAGCTCGTAAGAATACTCGTCCCAAAGAGCAGCATGGGTGCTCCCCTGCCAGTAGTACGTGAGTTCCGTGTACGACCTGATCCCATCATATATCCTCGGTGACACGTGTCCTATCACCAGAACCCTCATCGGCACAACATGGCTCCCGTATATGCTCGTCAGAATCAACGGATAGTACATCCTGTCCGTGGGGAATCTGACAATGATGCCAGGCTCTTTGAGCGTTATCCCTGTCTCCTCCACCCAGGTCACCACGAAGGAGAAATCATCCTGGACATAGGCGTCCAACTGCGGGATTACGCCCTCAGAGATCTCCAGGCCGTTGCCCGCCAGATAGTTGTAGATACCTTCTCCTTCTGTCGCGGAAACGACTTCCACGATGAGCCCGCCCATCTCAAGACGCTTGAGAACGGAATAGCCTAGGTGACCAGTCCCCAGGAG is part of the Candidatus Thermoplasmatota archaeon genome and harbors:
- a CDS encoding DUF2330 domain-containing protein, producing MKRGKTWRRTLSVWAVLIFVLQPAIGLAAADGGVFGKSHTVFQVEEGSQDAVIHYVNGVQRMFISVTFDWQESETMAWIFPLPSGPEDIGVAIVDGSPEFSGSDFVEDARDSVVDAAGRFTFIYPASVGIPWPLTYFLTGWTGLLGTGHLGYSVLKRLEMGGLIVEVVSATEGEGIYNYLAGNGLEISEGVIPQLDAYVQDDFSFVVTWVEETGITLKEPGIIVRFPTDRMYYPLILTSIYGSHVVPMRVLVIGHVSPRIYDGIRSYTELTYYWQGSTHAALWDEYSYELRRFVESITESWNREFTIIELSAPSSALTEDLWIDEAEPEHVARAAYVHSLFETHGILTFLLLFAVVSPAIGLVVGVGVIGRSRDMAPYYFLYGMSNIVGILGLILGARAMHQHLGIPPEKLVVFIIAFSFTFYGTIMA